The Caretta caretta isolate rCarCar2 chromosome 15, rCarCar1.hap1, whole genome shotgun sequence genome window below encodes:
- the CCDC63 gene encoding coiled-coil domain-containing protein 63 isoform X1 produces MKDSQRWKESQSRSDPSEFTEKEKEMMAETELRKLQQQFRMMVERRKSFGVKAQQQMYHQEKEIYSLKQEHEEIALLLSLTKSQRNMMLDDRNCMELKFLLQTKEEYDSLIKATKALIAELDDKVMEMEKKIKTQKLIVAKVKQANDSKWLQKQIQMLENRLNHTTVRFNTILTTNATLREEIENLRFQKAIFDNFYSKLHKRLDQQRKTMDAAIDKSSQAYEQRVEALARVSAMKERRCKDIAQYNVEFRELERVFDHETKLKAFMLIKLVDRSDFEEQAKREEALKSSKRARKSKGESFESYEVAYMRLLKLSEDGDIGQLVTNFIEKEEKNSAYFSYVTELNNEMERLQKKTQDIQNEILDLKSQQKFADDKSNTSLKEMEEKLKKTTEEANLYEYTCKESSKVLDQLKSAVDFLFKQIQCKDTKIMEQLGESGEITDLNLMQYFGIIEKKTNDLLLIESFLRYKEVEGEQDSLPLLNPFLGGTGLLKSTDAAKLPPSSPTIEHVVENVEDVDWPLDHGSLRSLIIGNLEKDESSRISLDKEKKRGIIL; encoded by the exons ATGAAGGATTCACAG CGGTGGAAAGAGTCCCAGTCCAGAAGTGACCCTTCGGAATTCACCgagaaggagaaggaaatgaTGGCTGAGACCGAGCTCCGGAAGCTGCAGCAGCAATTTCGGATGATGGTAGAAAGACGGAAGTCTTTTGGTGTCAAGGCTCAACAGCAAATGTACCATCAGGA AAAAGAAATATATTCACTGAAGCAGGAACATGAAGAGATTGCATTACTCTTGAGCCTTACAAAGTCACAGAGAAATATGATGTTAGAtgacagaaattgtatggagctTAAATTCCTTTTACAGACCAAAGAGGAATATGATTCTCTGATTAAAGCAACAAAAGCCCTGATAGCTGAACTTGATGATAAG gtaATGGAGATGGAAAAAAAGATCAAAACTCAAAAACTGATTGTAGCAAAGGTGAAACAAGCGAATGATAGCAAATGGCTGCAAAAGCAGATTCAGATGCTGGAGAATCGCCTAaaccat ACCACTGTCCGTTTCAATACCATCCTGACCACGAATGCCACACTCAGAGAAGAGATTGAAAACCTGCGATTTCAGAAAGCTATTTTTGACAACTTCTATTCAAAACTTCATAAAAGACTAGATCAGCAGAGGAAAACAATGGACGCTGCAATTGATAAGTCCAGCCAAGCATACGAACAAAG GGTGGAAGCACTGGCACGGGTTTCCGCCATGAAGGAAAGGCGCTGCAAAGACATCGCGCAGTATAATGTGGAATTCAGGGAACTGGAGCGAGTCTTTGACCACGAGACCAAGCTGAAAGCCTTTATGCTCATCAAATTAGTGGATCGCTCAGACTTTGAGGAACAGGCCAAAAGGGAAGAAG CCCTCAAGTCAAGCAAGCGGGCCAGAAAGAGCAAAGGCGAAAGCTTTGAGAGCTACGAGGTGGCTTATATGCGCCTGCTGAAGCTGAGCGAGGACGGGGACATTGGCCAGCTGGTGACAAATTTCATCGAGAAAGAGGAGAAGAACTCTGCGTATTTCAGTTACGTCACCGAGCTGAACAACGAAATGGAGAGGCTGCAGAAGAAGACACAGGACATTCAG AATGAAATTCTTGACTTAAAATCCCAACAGAAGTTTGCTGATGACAAAAGCAACACCAGTCTCAAGGAGATGGAG GAGAAGCTGAAGAAAACCACCGAAGAGGCCAACCTGTATGAGTACACCTGTAAAGAGAGCAGCAAGGTCCTGGACCAGCTCAAATCCGCTGTGGACTTTCTGTTTAAACAAATAcagtgcaaggacaccaaaataaTGGAGCAGCTTGGCGAGAGCGGGGAGATCACGGATCTGAACCTGATGCAGTATTTTG GTATCATAGAAAAGAAAACCAATGATCTCCTGCTCATTGAATCCTTCCTGCGCTATAAGGAGGTCGAGGGAGAGCAGGATTCGCTCCCTTTATTGAATCCATTTTTGGGTGGCACCGGACTCCTTAAAAGTACAGATGCAGCGAAATTACCCCCATCTTCCCCTACCATAGAGCATGTAGTAGAGAACGTAGAGGATG TTGATTGGCCTTTGGACCATGGCAGTTTGCGCAGCCTGATTATTGGGAACTTGGAGAAGGACGAGTCCAGTAGGATCTCACTGGACAAAGAGAAGAAGAGAGGGATAATTTTATAG
- the CCDC63 gene encoding coiled-coil domain-containing protein 63 isoform X2 → MMLDDRNCMELKFLLQTKEEYDSLIKATKALIAELDDKVMEMEKKIKTQKLIVAKVKQANDSKWLQKQIQMLENRLNHTTVRFNTILTTNATLREEIENLRFQKAIFDNFYSKLHKRLDQQRKTMDAAIDKSSQAYEQRVEALARVSAMKERRCKDIAQYNVEFRELERVFDHETKLKAFMLIKLVDRSDFEEQAKREEALKSSKRARKSKGESFESYEVAYMRLLKLSEDGDIGQLVTNFIEKEEKNSAYFSYVTELNNEMERLQKKTQDIQNEILDLKSQQKFADDKSNTSLKEMEEKLKKTTEEANLYEYTCKESSKVLDQLKSAVDFLFKQIQCKDTKIMEQLGESGEITDLNLMQYFGIIEKKTNDLLLIESFLRYKEVEGEQDSLPLLNPFLGGTGLLKSTDAAKLPPSSPTIEHVVENVEDVDWPLDHGSLRSLIIGNLEKDESSRISLDKEKKRGIIL, encoded by the exons ATGATGTTAGAtgacagaaattgtatggagctTAAATTCCTTTTACAGACCAAAGAGGAATATGATTCTCTGATTAAAGCAACAAAAGCCCTGATAGCTGAACTTGATGATAAG gtaATGGAGATGGAAAAAAAGATCAAAACTCAAAAACTGATTGTAGCAAAGGTGAAACAAGCGAATGATAGCAAATGGCTGCAAAAGCAGATTCAGATGCTGGAGAATCGCCTAaaccat ACCACTGTCCGTTTCAATACCATCCTGACCACGAATGCCACACTCAGAGAAGAGATTGAAAACCTGCGATTTCAGAAAGCTATTTTTGACAACTTCTATTCAAAACTTCATAAAAGACTAGATCAGCAGAGGAAAACAATGGACGCTGCAATTGATAAGTCCAGCCAAGCATACGAACAAAG GGTGGAAGCACTGGCACGGGTTTCCGCCATGAAGGAAAGGCGCTGCAAAGACATCGCGCAGTATAATGTGGAATTCAGGGAACTGGAGCGAGTCTTTGACCACGAGACCAAGCTGAAAGCCTTTATGCTCATCAAATTAGTGGATCGCTCAGACTTTGAGGAACAGGCCAAAAGGGAAGAAG CCCTCAAGTCAAGCAAGCGGGCCAGAAAGAGCAAAGGCGAAAGCTTTGAGAGCTACGAGGTGGCTTATATGCGCCTGCTGAAGCTGAGCGAGGACGGGGACATTGGCCAGCTGGTGACAAATTTCATCGAGAAAGAGGAGAAGAACTCTGCGTATTTCAGTTACGTCACCGAGCTGAACAACGAAATGGAGAGGCTGCAGAAGAAGACACAGGACATTCAG AATGAAATTCTTGACTTAAAATCCCAACAGAAGTTTGCTGATGACAAAAGCAACACCAGTCTCAAGGAGATGGAG GAGAAGCTGAAGAAAACCACCGAAGAGGCCAACCTGTATGAGTACACCTGTAAAGAGAGCAGCAAGGTCCTGGACCAGCTCAAATCCGCTGTGGACTTTCTGTTTAAACAAATAcagtgcaaggacaccaaaataaTGGAGCAGCTTGGCGAGAGCGGGGAGATCACGGATCTGAACCTGATGCAGTATTTTG GTATCATAGAAAAGAAAACCAATGATCTCCTGCTCATTGAATCCTTCCTGCGCTATAAGGAGGTCGAGGGAGAGCAGGATTCGCTCCCTTTATTGAATCCATTTTTGGGTGGCACCGGACTCCTTAAAAGTACAGATGCAGCGAAATTACCCCCATCTTCCCCTACCATAGAGCATGTAGTAGAGAACGTAGAGGATG TTGATTGGCCTTTGGACCATGGCAGTTTGCGCAGCCTGATTATTGGGAACTTGGAGAAGGACGAGTCCAGTAGGATCTCACTGGACAAAGAGAAGAAGAGAGGGATAATTTTATAG